A genomic window from Cyprinus carpio isolate SPL01 chromosome B9, ASM1834038v1, whole genome shotgun sequence includes:
- the LOC122138353 gene encoding helix-loop-helix protein 2-like yields the protein MMLSPDQTDPDLTWTQPDTECLNVMKVECVAHEPLEAADGKTRALVPAALTREEKRRRRRATAKYRSAHATRERIRVEAFNVAFAELRKLLPTLPPDKKLSKIEILRLAICYISYLNHVLDVLKEHLPVP from the coding sequence ATGATGCTGAGTCCCGATCAGACGGATCCTGACCTCACCTGGACACAACCGGACACGGAATGTCTGAACGTCATGAAGGTGGAGTGTGTGGCCCACGAGCCCTTAGAGGCCGCGGATGGCAAGACTCGCGCACTCGTGCCAGCCGCGCTCACCAGAGAGGAGAAGAGACGGAGGAGGCGCGCGACTGCCAAATACCGTTCTGCGCATGCCACGCGCGAGCGCATCCGAGTGGAAGCGTTCAACGTAGCGTTCGCTGAGCTGAGAAAGCTGCTACCAACACTTCCACCCGACAAAAAGCTGTCAAAGATCGAAATACTTCGCCTAGCTATCTGTTACATTTCTTATCTTAACCACGTTTTGGAcgttttaaaagaacatttaccAGTACCTTAA